In Candidatus Cloacimonadota bacterium, the genomic window ACCAGATACAAAACTAAAGAACGTAACTACCCCATCGTGGTACTGGTCAATGAAGCCTCAGCTTCCGCTTCCGAAATCTTTGCAGGCAGTTTGCAGGATTGGGATAAAGGCTTGGTGATGGGCAAAAACACCTTTGGCAAGGGCAGCGTGCAGCAGCTTTTCCCGCTTAGCAACGGCAATGGCGTGAAAGTAACCACATCTTACTACTACATCAAAAGCGGACGCTGCATCCACAAAATGACCAATGATAAACTGCTTACCGGCAAGGAAGTAAGCGATAGCGAATTGAAACAGGAAGATGAAGATAACCACAGCCAGGTATATTACACCGAAAAAGGCCGTAAGGTCTTCGGCGGTGGAGGTATCAGCCCCGATATCGAAGTGGAAAACGACCTGCTTTCACGCTTTGGAGTAGAGCTACGTCGGAACAATAGCTTCTTCAATTTCGCCGTGGACTATCTGGTGGATCACAATCGTCAGATATCTTTGTCTCCTCAGATAACACCCGCACTGATGGATGAATTCCTCACTTATGTCCGCAGTCAAGACATCAGCTACACGGCTGCGGATCTGGACAGTACCCGCAGCTTTATTGAAAATAGCATTAAAAGCGAACTTGTGCGCAAAGTCCATGGTGACTTGGAAGCCTACAAAATCACCATTTCGCAAGATAATCAATTACAGCAGGCTATAGATCTGTTCGACAAGTATAACACTTTGGAAGAAATGTTTATCTACGCCGAAAGTCAAAAAAAGCAGAGGTAGGGAATGTACACATTCGAAGAAATCAAAGACATGCTCATTTATATTGCCGATGATGACGAGATCAATCTGAAACTGATCAAGACAGTTCTGAATCAGGCTGGCTTCTCAAACATGAAACTCTTCTTCAGTGGCAAGACCATGATGGAAGAGATTACCCATAACCGTCCTGATTTGCTGCTTTTGGACATCATGATGCCCGGCTTCAGCGGTTACGATGTGTTGGAATGCGTCAAACAAGATCCTCAGGTTGCGGATATCCCCATCATTATGATTACCGCTGCCTCCCTGGATGACAATATGGAGCCCCTTGCCCGCAGTTTCGAGCTAGGCGCAATGGATTATATCAGCAAACCGTTTTCTAATCTGGAGCTAATCCAAAGAGTGAAATCCGCTCTACGCATGGAAAAACAACGTCAAGCGCTGGAAAATGCAGCTACTCAGATCCGAAGCCTGCAAAAGCTCTTGCCCATCTGCTCCTATTGCAAAAAGATCAGAGCCGATAAGAACTATTGGCAGGAAGTGGAAGGTTACATCAGCGATCATACAGACACCATGTTCTCTCACTCCATCTGTCCGGATTGCTACGAAACCCATGTAAAACCCCAACTGGACCGCCTAAGAAACGAAAAGAAAAACAAAGAGAATAAAGAAACTACCGAACCCAAAGCGGATATCGACAATGCGGAGAGCAAGGACTCCTAAATCCCATTTTGTATTAGGGCCAGATGATCGCGTTGCAGCGATTGTCCGGCTCTTTAGCTTTTCTCAATTATTACTTTATCTACAAATCTGGAATACATCAGTTTTGCTACTGCCATATACTTCAATCTGAAGCGTATCGTATCCCCTGCTTTATATCCACGGGGATTGTCCCCCAGATCGTACACTGTCAAATCGCTGCTGTTACCGACGAAACTGATGTCGGGATCTTCCGGAATCAGATAATCCGCATCTACATCCAACACTCCAAAATCCAGGATAGCTTTAAAGCTGGACTTGTCTGAAGTAATATCAGAATCACCAGCAATATGTCCCACTGCCGCATCTGTTATCACTCCATCAGGTTGATTCTCTTTTCTGTATAGCTCCACAATCGTAGCTTCGAAGGTAAAGGCTCCAGTATTCAAACCCAAAATCGGTTTGTTATCCAAGGGAGAAGTACCCAAAAAGGCCGCTTCTCCTATCCGGAAATGGTTGATTCCCTCCGGCACTTTGCCTTTATCCAGAATGGGCATCGTGATACTGCTGGCTCCGCTTACCAGTTCCATCGCACGGTTGAATTTTGCTTCTATCAACTGATCATACAGTACCAATTGGATCAGTTTATCATAAGTGGGTTGAATGCCATACATGCAACCCAAGTTTGTCCCGATACCGATCACTTGGATATTGGGCAGCTTGAAGATTTTCTTGTAAAAAGGTATCAGACCTTCACGCTTGATCCCTTCGCGCAATTCTCCCATTTCAATCATCACAATCACGCTGTGAGTCTTATTCTGCTTTACAGCCTCATCGCTTAAAGCTTTGATGGTGCTGAAAGTAGTATTAAAAGAGATGTCTGCATACTTTACTATATAGCTTACATTCTTTGGTGATGGCGGCTTGATATACATGGTTCGAAGGTTTGGATTCAATTCTTTTACCATGCGCAAACCCTTCCATTGAGATACAGCGACCGAATGAGTGCCCAATATCGCTTCATGCTGTAGTAAACGCGTCAAAACAGCTTTATCGGTTCCCAATACCTTCACTACCAGAGTCCATTCTTTACCATGTTTACGCATGAAGGCGGTGATGGTTTCGATGTTCTCGGTCAAGCGATCGATATGTACTTTTAAACTAGCCATTATCTGCTCCTCTGCCATCGCATCTCGGCGTATTTTGTGGTGAAGCCCAAGCGTTCATAGAGCCGCTTGGCAGGATTATCGTATTCCACATGCAAGGCTATGTCCCCATCTGCGGTATCAAAAGTCTTCTGTAGTAGCTTTGTACCAATCCCCTGGCCCCTTTGTTCTGCATCTACGGCGATGTAGATGAGATAATACTCTGGGATAAATTCCTGCATACCAGTGTTGTTCATCACCACTGCACCAACCAGTTTATCATCATCAAGGGCAACGATCAGGTATCCTCCTCTGCCGGGATCTGTGCTAAACGCATAGTCGATGGCTTTGGAGATCGCAGATTCAGTATCCCGAAATCTGTCCAAGTGTGTATGCAAGAAATCTATCAAGACAGCTTTGCCAATTCTCTGTTCAAGGATGTCCAGCTTCATTATGGTTTCAATCTTTAGCATGTTTTTTCTCCTTGTATTTTGTGTTTCATCGTTGTCGACAGTCGCCAATGTAACATAATGATACATAGCAGGTTAGGTCGTGTCAAGGCTTTTTTCCCCAGCTTTCACAATTTTAGCTCGAAAAGGTACTGATGCCATAGACAGCTAGGATATCCAGCTATGTGTGATTTTGTGAAGGATGGTTTGGACTTTGGGTAATGCATCCGTGATAAATGGTATAGCACGTGTGATGCATTCCCCCCCAAAAAAAAAGCAGAATATCACATCACATAATCACTCTATATGCTTCAAAGATCTATAGGAAATTTATCTCCTCATATACTATATAGAGGACAGCACTGGGACAAATCCGGTATAGCACCTCTGCATGGGTGTTATCCAGCCTTCCTGCAAGATTCTGGATGAGGTTTTTTGGGCAAAAAAAAAGCTCCTGAGGAGCTAAATATTCTTCTAAGAATTGAAGGTCACTTATTGCAGCGAGAAGTGCGAACATTCGTGAGAAATTATAGTTATTCATCATTCGTTCAATATTCGCAGGAATGCGAGCTTTAGTGAACCGATACCTGCCGCGATTCGCTTTCTCAATGCTCCAAGCTGTGATAAAGCAGTTGTAAAGCCATTATAAAGCAGTGATCACTAGATGATAACCCGATTATATCTGCTTCATATCAAGATAATCCCCAAACAATTAATACGGAAGCGCCGCTTAGAAGCTCTTGGTTTGCAGGAAAAACTACTTCTTTTTTCGGCGGACATCACACCAAGTGCAGCACTAAAGGACTAGGATTTACAAGCTTAGAACTCCTTTGGGAGCTTGTGCGAGCGATATCAATGCCTCTGACCGGTTATCTCACGATTGTGCTTGACATTAGCGCATCAAAGCTATATAATATACATATGAATATGATCGAGGGGGTCGCCATGCAACACCACAACTACATGGAAGCCGCGGAATATATCAAATCTCAGCGCGAGCACATCGCAGAGCGCATTATGCAGGAAGGTGGCATCTATCTGTATCAGGATTACACGGGGTATCAGATCGATAAATGCCGGCAGGATACCCTCTACAACCTGCAGTATCTGGCCGAATCCCTAATGATCGAATCAACCGGTCTATGGGAAAACTACATTATCTGGCTTCGCATCTTACTCTCATCCTTGGGACTGGGTATGCAGGGTCTCTCCGAGCACTTCAGAGTGATGGGCGATGTACTAATCCCTTTGTTGGATCATCCTGCAGCAGAATTTGTAAAACGTTTAACTGGTTCTGCTGCAAAGCTGGTTTTAGATGACGCTCCCGATCTCAGCTTCACGCAGGAAAGCACAGGAGAATATGCCGAACGCTCCAGGCAATATCAAGAGCTTCTTCTCAGTGCTCAGAAGCGCAAAGCCCTGAAATACATCGACCAACTCATCGATGATGGCATCCCTTTCAGAAACATCTATTTGGACATCATTCAACCGGTTCAGCGCGAAATTGGCAACCTGTGGCATCGC contains:
- a CDS encoding response regulator; this translates as MYTFEEIKDMLIYIADDDEINLKLIKTVLNQAGFSNMKLFFSGKTMMEEITHNRPDLLLLDIMMPGFSGYDVLECVKQDPQVADIPIIMITAASLDDNMEPLARSFELGAMDYISKPFSNLELIQRVKSALRMEKQRQALENAATQIRSLQKLLPICSYCKKIRADKNYWQEVEGYISDHTDTMFSHSICPDCYETHVKPQLDRLRNEKKNKENKETTEPKADIDNAESKDS
- a CDS encoding cobalamin-dependent protein (Presence of a B(12) (cobalamin)-binding domain implies dependence on cobalamin itself, in one of its several forms, or in some unusual lineages, dependence on a cobalamin-like analog.), with translation MQHHNYMEAAEYIKSQREHIAERIMQEGGIYLYQDYTGYQIDKCRQDTLYNLQYLAESLMIESTGLWENYIIWLRILLSSLGLGMQGLSEHFRVMGDVLIPLLDHPAAEFVKRLTGSAAKLVLDDAPDLSFTQESTGEYAERSRQYQELLLSAQKRKALKYIDQLIDDGIPFRNIYLDIIQPVQREIGNLWHRNKISVAQEHYCTGVSQLVIAHMYPRMFNASPSKYKVVSTCVHGELHELGLRMVTDIMELDGWDTYYLGANMPNDSILSMLKAQKADLLAISVTFPLNLHKAEELVSLVRQDKDLQPLKIMVGGYAFMQDTALWQKIRADSFAPNADIASKVASSLLEGIK
- a CDS encoding alanine racemase is translated as MASLKVHIDRLTENIETITAFMRKHGKEWTLVVKVLGTDKAVLTRLLQHEAILGTHSVAVSQWKGLRMVKELNPNLRTMYIKPPSPKNVSYIVKYADISFNTTFSTIKALSDEAVKQNKTHSVIVMIEMGELREGIKREGLIPFYKKIFKLPNIQVIGIGTNLGCMYGIQPTYDKLIQLVLYDQLIEAKFNRAMELVSGASSITMPILDKGKVPEGINHFRIGEAAFLGTSPLDNKPILGLNTGAFTFEATIVELYRKENQPDGVITDAAVGHIAGDSDITSDKSSFKAILDFGVLDVDADYLIPEDPDISFVGNSSDLTVYDLGDNPRGYKAGDTIRFRLKYMAVAKLMYSRFVDKVIIEKS
- a CDS encoding GNAT family N-acetyltransferase produces the protein MLKIETIMKLDILEQRIGKAVLIDFLHTHLDRFRDTESAISKAIDYAFSTDPGRGGYLIVALDDDKLVGAVVMNNTGMQEFIPEYYLIYIAVDAEQRGQGIGTKLLQKTFDTADGDIALHVEYDNPAKRLYERLGFTTKYAEMRWQRSR